The following are encoded together in the Enterobacteriaceae endosymbiont of Plateumaris sericea genome:
- the murD gene encoding UDP-N-acetylmuramoyl-L-alanine--D-glutamate ligase, whose product MIKKVVIIGLGITGLSCIKFFINKGIIPYVMDNRTNPPCIKEIPPLVKYCIGYLNKDWILNAKLIVISPGISLFHPLLKNAANKGIKIIGDIELFYYFSQNPIIAITGTNGKSTVTNMIGKIINNYYSAGIGGNIGYPALDLLSNFQNFYVLEISSFQLETIKKFKAYISVILNISFDHMDRYPLGIKQYQKIKLNIYKNASICIYNTNDFLTYPNNLQKNQRVISFGINKGKYQLYKNQQNMYLKVNNKIILNFNNTKLIGTHNYLNSLAVLAISDILHIPRKISLKIISNYTSNNHTLQIIHKHNGVMWINDSKSTNINSTKAALNFFSNAKRIWLLLGGYDKNCKFHLLKKYLMNDKIHIYCFGLASKKIISLYPKAIRVKTMADAIKNISKFLKYGDIVLLSPACSSIDQFINFKDRGEKFIKLAKQNI is encoded by the coding sequence ATGATTAAAAAAGTAGTAATTATAGGTTTAGGAATTACTGGACTTTCATGTATTAAATTTTTTATTAATAAAGGTATTATACCATATGTTATGGATAATAGAACTAATCCTCCTTGTATTAAAGAAATACCACCTTTAGTTAAATATTGTATTGGTTATCTTAATAAAGATTGGATTTTAAATGCTAAATTAATTGTTATTAGCCCCGGAATTTCTTTGTTCCATCCATTATTAAAAAATGCTGCTAATAAAGGAATTAAAATAATAGGAGATATTGAATTATTTTATTATTTTTCCCAAAATCCTATAATTGCTATTACAGGAACTAATGGAAAAAGTACAGTAACTAATATGATTGGAAAAATTATAAATAATTATTATAGTGCTGGAATTGGAGGAAATATTGGATATCCTGCATTAGATTTATTATCTAATTTTCAAAATTTTTATGTATTAGAAATATCTAGTTTTCAATTAGAAACTATTAAAAAATTTAAAGCATATATATCTGTTATATTAAATATTTCATTCGATCATATGGATCGTTATCCATTAGGAATAAAGCAATATCAAAAAATTAAATTAAATATTTATAAAAATGCTTCTATATGTATATATAATACTAATGATTTTTTAACATATCCAAATAATTTACAAAAAAATCAACGTGTTATTAGTTTTGGTATAAATAAAGGAAAGTATCAATTATATAAAAATCAACAAAATATGTATTTAAAGGTAAATAATAAAATAATTTTAAATTTTAATAATACTAAATTAATAGGAACACATAATTATCTTAATTCTTTAGCTGTATTAGCAATATCAGATATATTACATATACCAAGAAAAATATCTTTAAAAATTATTAGTAATTATACATCAAATAATCATACATTACAAATTATACATAAACATAATGGAGTAATGTGGATTAATGATTCTAAATCTACTAATATAAATAGTACAAAAGCAGCTTTAAATTTTTTTAGTAATGCTAAAAGAATATGGTTATTATTAGGAGGATATGATAAAAATTGTAAATTTCATTTATTAAAAAAATATTTAATGAATGATAAAATTCATATTTATTGTTTCGGATTAGCTAGTAAAAAAATAATATCTTTATATCCTAAAGCAATACGAGTAAAAACTATGGCTGATGCAATAAAAAATATTTCAAAATTTTTAAAATATGGTGATATAGTTTTATTATCTCCAGCTTGTTCAAGTATTGATCAATTTATTAATTTTAAAGATCGTGGAGAAAAATTTATTAAATTAGCTAAACAAAATATTTAA
- the dnaJ gene encoding molecular chaperone DnaJ: protein MSEKDYYEILGITRNAKDREIKKAYKRLAIKFHPDRNPGNKKAENKFKEIKQAYEILSDKQKRSAYDQYGHSAFEQDNVNNTTDFSDIFGDVFGDIFGGTRNNKSNKGNDLKYAINISLEEAVKGVTKEIKIPFLKICINCNGTGSQGSLQNCYTCNGHGQIQMRQGFFTVQQTCPNCQGRGSLIKNLCITCKGKGKVEKYKILSIKIPSGINTGDRIRLNGEGELGNNGAPSGDLYIEIRIKKHPLFIREENNLFCELPINFSIAALGGNLDIPTLNGFIKIKIPPETQTGKIFRLRNKGIKSIRDNIIGDLLCKVIVETPVNLNDKQKIILYNLGKTFIKLDNYKNTPKYKKFLNNIKLFFDNLKN, encoded by the coding sequence ATGTCAGAAAAAGATTATTATGAAATTTTAGGTATTACTAGAAATGCAAAAGATCGTGAAATTAAAAAAGCATATAAACGTTTGGCTATAAAATTTCATCCAGATCGTAATCCAGGAAATAAAAAGGCTGAAAATAAATTTAAAGAAATTAAACAAGCTTACGAAATTTTAAGTGATAAACAAAAAAGATCTGCTTATGACCAATATGGACATTCTGCTTTTGAACAAGATAATGTAAATAATACAACTGATTTTAGTGATATTTTTGGTGATGTTTTTGGTGATATTTTTGGAGGTACAAGAAATAATAAATCTAATAAAGGAAATGATTTAAAATATGCTATTAATATTTCTTTAGAAGAAGCAGTAAAAGGAGTAACTAAAGAAATTAAAATTCCATTTTTAAAAATTTGTATTAATTGTAATGGTACCGGATCTCAAGGATCTCTTCAAAATTGTTATACTTGTAATGGTCATGGACAAATACAAATGAGACAAGGTTTTTTTACTGTACAACAAACTTGTCCTAATTGTCAGGGTAGAGGTTCTTTAATAAAAAATTTATGTATTACTTGTAAAGGTAAAGGAAAAGTAGAAAAATATAAAATATTATCTATAAAAATTCCGTCAGGAATTAATACTGGAGATCGTATTAGATTAAATGGAGAAGGAGAACTAGGTAATAATGGTGCTCCATCTGGAGATTTATATATAGAAATTAGAATAAAAAAACATCCTCTTTTTATAAGAGAAGAAAATAATTTATTTTGTGAATTACCTATTAATTTTTCTATAGCAGCATTAGGTGGAAATTTAGATATTCCAACATTAAATGGATTTATAAAAATTAAAATTCCACCAGAAACTCAAACAGGAAAAATATTTAGATTACGTAATAAAGGTATTAAATCAATAAGAGATAATATTATTGGAGATTTATTATGTAAAGTTATTGTAGAGACTCCAGTAAATTTAAATGATAAACAAAAAATAATATTATATAATTTAGGAAAAACTTTTATTAAATTAGATAATTATAAAAATACTCCTAAATATAAAAAATTTTTAAATAATATAAAACTTTTTTTTGATAATTTAAAAAATTAA
- the murG gene encoding undecaprenyldiphospho-muramoylpentapeptide beta-N-acetylglucosaminyltransferase: protein MKNSKKIIIVSGGTGGHIYPGLNIAYKLIEKGWDVRWLGTINRMEADIIPKKGIKIYLIKFFKFEKKNIWSKIFTLFKLIKPMYESILIYKSYKPNVVLTMGSYISGPSGIAAWLCGIPLIIHEQNSIPGITNNFLSKISKINMQAFPNTFTNGILVGNPLSKEIIKLSLYKKNILKYNFPLHILIMGGSQGSNIINNIGVQLAKILKNKVIILHQVGKGNLKNISLSFLDKYQNKFYSVTEYISDIHNAYKWADIVISRSGAMTVSEISAIGLPAIFIPFKHKDNQQYLNALRLEKIGAAKIFDQNNLNINDIINTLLSWNKKILTIMSKRSRNISLINSTELIYKEIKNIFIN, encoded by the coding sequence ATGAAAAATTCAAAAAAAATTATTATAGTCTCTGGTGGAACAGGTGGACATATTTATCCAGGTCTTAATATAGCATATAAATTAATAGAGAAAGGATGGGATGTGCGTTGGTTAGGCACAATAAATAGAATGGAAGCAGATATTATTCCTAAAAAAGGAATTAAAATTTATTTAATTAAGTTTTTTAAATTTGAAAAAAAAAATATTTGGTCTAAAATATTTACTTTATTTAAATTAATAAAACCAATGTATGAATCTATTTTAATTTATAAATCTTATAAACCTAATGTAGTTTTAACAATGGGAAGTTATATATCAGGACCTAGTGGAATAGCAGCATGGTTATGTGGTATTCCGTTAATTATTCATGAACAAAATAGTATTCCAGGAATCACTAATAATTTTTTATCAAAAATATCTAAAATAAATATGCAAGCTTTTCCTAATACATTTACAAATGGTATATTAGTAGGTAATCCTTTAAGTAAAGAAATAATTAAATTATCTTTATATAAAAAAAATATTTTAAAATATAATTTTCCTCTTCATATATTAATTATGGGTGGTAGTCAAGGATCTAATATAATAAATAATATAGGGGTACAATTAGCAAAAATTTTAAAAAATAAAGTAATTATATTACATCAAGTAGGTAAAGGTAATTTAAAAAATATATCTTTATCTTTTTTAGATAAATATCAAAATAAATTTTATTCTGTAACAGAATATATTTCTGACATACATAATGCATATAAATGGGCAGATATTGTTATTAGTAGATCAGGAGCTATGACTGTTAGTGAAATTTCTGCTATAGGATTACCAGCTATTTTTATACCTTTTAAACATAAAGATAATCAACAATATTTAAATGCATTAAGATTAGAAAAAATTGGAGCAGCAAAAATTTTTGATCAAAATAATTTAAATATTAATGATATTATTAATACTTTATTATCTTGGAATAAAAAAATATTAACTATTATGTCAAAAAGATCTCGTAATATTTCTTTAATTAATTCTACAGAATTAATTTATAAAGAGATAAAAAATATTTTTATTAATTAA
- a CDS encoding D-alanine--D-alanine ligase, with protein sequence MSNKIAVLYGGNSPEREISLISGKMVLNSLKSMGIKAYGLDTKYFSLFSLKKNKFKKIFIALHGKGGEDGSIQNILEYLNIPYTGSRSLASSITINKFITKTLWKEYGLPVYPHFFLKKKDFIKKNYLIIEKNILNLTLPVCVKPNTTGSSLGVFKIDNINYLLNAIKKSFMYGNSVLIEKYIEGIEYTVSILGSKILPSIKIESPYLLYDYDAKYINKNTKYFCPSGLNKYKEKELANLAMNAWNLLECSGWGRVDIILDKKNNFQLLEINTCPGMTPHSLFPIAAKTAGLSFNNVINKILFLAK encoded by the coding sequence ATGTCTAATAAAATAGCTGTTTTATATGGTGGTAATTCACCAGAAAGAGAAATATCTTTAATTTCAGGTAAAATGGTATTAAATTCATTAAAATCAATGGGTATTAAAGCTTATGGACTAGATACTAAATATTTTTCCTTATTTTCATTAAAAAAAAATAAATTTAAAAAAATTTTTATTGCTTTACATGGTAAAGGAGGTGAAGATGGAAGTATACAAAATATATTAGAATATCTTAATATTCCTTATACTGGTAGTAGATCATTAGCATCTTCTATAACTATAAATAAATTTATTACAAAAACTTTATGGAAAGAATATGGTTTACCTGTATATCCACACTTTTTTTTAAAAAAAAAAGATTTTATAAAAAAAAATTATTTAATAATAGAAAAAAATATTTTAAATTTAACCTTACCTGTATGTGTAAAACCTAATACTACAGGATCAAGTTTAGGAGTTTTTAAAATAGATAATATTAATTATTTATTAAATGCTATAAAAAAATCTTTTATGTATGGTAATAGTGTATTAATTGAAAAATATATTGAAGGAATAGAATATACAGTTAGTATTTTAGGTAGTAAAATATTACCATCAATTAAAATTGAATCTCCTTATTTATTATATGATTATGATGCAAAATATATTAATAAAAATACTAAATATTTTTGTCCTAGCGGATTAAATAAATATAAAGAAAAAGAATTAGCTAATTTAGCTATGAATGCATGGAATTTATTAGAATGTAGTGGTTGGGGTAGAGTCGATATAATTTTAGATAAAAAAAATAATTTTCAATTATTAGAAATAAATACTTGTCCAGGAATGACTCCTCATAGTTTATTTCCTATAGCTGCTAAAACAGCTGGTTTATCTTTTAATAATGTGATTAATAAAATTTTATTTTTAGCTAAATAA
- the murC gene encoding UDP-N-acetylmuramate--L-alanine ligase, with amino-acid sequence MIKNILYEKIKYVTPKMDNINNIHFIGIGGSGMGGIAYILVKKGYNISGSDIISNDITKNLISLGVKIYFQHNAKNINNANVIVVSSAIKNNNPEIIAAKRNNIIIISRAKMLAEIMRFYYGITITGSHGKTTTTAMIYHIYSSLGLDPTFVNGGILKKSELYAHLGKSKYFIAEADESDASFLNLRPIINIITNIEDEHLEYYQNNIEILKQNFLNYSQNIPFYGCVIVCIDNLSIRNLLKNNLIHNNIITYGFSKDADIKICNYQQHGLKSKFVLSHKKKNIFLKINLNIPGYHNVLNATAAFIVSSYIGINHKNILKALENFSGIKRRFDILGIFKYKKNNLINNIIIIEDYGHHPTEINITINTIRMIWPKKKIIMIFQPHRYSRTINLLNKFIKVLSTVDVLFILNIYSAGEEYIMGGDSISLYNSIKKYGKINPILGIWKNYHEMMISLYSKFTGNDILLIQGAGDINNISSLLVKKKLKL; translated from the coding sequence ATGATAAAAAATATACTTTATGAAAAAATAAAATATGTAACACCTAAAATGGACAATATCAATAATATTCATTTTATTGGTATAGGAGGTTCAGGTATGGGTGGTATAGCTTATATTTTAGTCAAAAAAGGATATAATATCAGCGGATCAGATATTATTTCTAATGATATTACAAAGAATTTAATTTCATTAGGAGTAAAAATATATTTTCAACATAATGCTAAAAATATTAATAACGCAAATGTTATTGTAGTATCTTCAGCAATAAAAAATAATAATCCAGAAATAATTGCTGCTAAAAGAAATAATATAATAATAATTAGTCGAGCAAAAATGTTAGCTGAAATAATGAGATTTTATTATGGTATAACCATAACTGGTAGTCATGGTAAAACTACTACTACTGCTATGATATATCATATATATTCATCATTAGGTCTTGATCCAACATTTGTTAACGGAGGTATATTAAAAAAATCAGAATTATATGCTCATTTAGGAAAAAGTAAATATTTTATAGCAGAAGCAGATGAAAGTGATGCTTCTTTTTTAAATTTAAGACCAATTATAAATATCATCACTAATATTGAAGATGAACATTTAGAATATTATCAAAATAATATTGAAATATTAAAACAAAATTTTTTAAATTATTCACAAAATATACCTTTTTATGGTTGTGTTATTGTTTGTATTGATAATTTATCTATTCGAAATTTATTAAAAAATAATTTGATACATAATAATATTATAACCTATGGTTTTAGTAAAGATGCAGATATAAAAATATGTAATTATCAACAACATGGTTTAAAAAGTAAATTTGTTTTATCACACAAAAAAAAAAATATATTTTTAAAAATAAATTTAAATATACCTGGTTATCATAATGTTTTAAACGCAACAGCAGCTTTTATTGTATCTTCTTATATAGGAATTAATCATAAAAATATTTTAAAAGCATTAGAAAATTTTTCAGGTATAAAAAGAAGATTTGATATTTTAGGTATTTTTAAATATAAAAAAAATAATTTAATAAATAATATTATTATTATTGAAGATTATGGACATCATCCTACTGAAATAAATATAACAATTAATACAATACGTATGATTTGGCCTAAAAAAAAAATTATAATGATATTTCAACCACATCGTTATTCTAGAACTATAAATTTATTAAATAAATTTATTAAAGTATTATCTACTGTTGATGTATTATTTATATTAAATATATATTCTGCTGGAGAAGAATATATTATGGGTGGAGATAGTATTTCTTTATATAATAGTATTAAAAAATATGGAAAAATTAATCCAATTCTTGGAATATGGAAAAATTATCATGAAATGATGATAAGTTTATATTCAAAATTTACTGGAAATGATATATTATTAATTCAAGGTGCTGGAGATATTAATAATATATCATCTTTATTAGTTAAAAAAAAATTAAAATTATAA
- the secA gene encoding preprotein translocase subunit SecA produces the protein MLKNFLSKIFGSHNDNVLRRIKKIVNNINSLEKNFEKLTDLELKNKTLLFKIKLKENFTLENILPEAFATVREAIKRLFGIRLFDVQLIGGIVLNNNCVAEMRTGEGKTLTATLPAYLNALTGNGVHIVTVNDYLAKRDAENNRQLFEFLGLNIGINLSGMSPNEKKISYLADITYGTNNEFGFDFLRDNMIFSYTDKVQRNLYFAIVDEVDSILIDEARTPLIISGPTEDSSKLYTQINKIIPKLIYQEKEDSDSFKGKGHYFIDEKSRQAYLTEKGLVYVEKILIEKKIIKKEESLYSNSNIIIMHNIIAGLRAHKLFIKNVDYIVKNNEVIIVDEHTGRIMKGRRWSDGLHQAIEAKENVKINNENQTLASITFQNYFRLYTKLSGMTGTANTEAFEFKEIYKLDTIIIPTNKPMIRKDLPDLIYITEKEKIKAIINDIKNKYFIGQPVLVGTISIEKSELISKKLTLIGIKHNILNAKLHSKEAEIISQAGKKYAVTIATNMAGRGTDIVLGGNIQFKLNNQLNKDQIKNIKLSWLKEHNEVLSLGGLYVIGTERHESRRIDNQLRGRSGRQGDYGSSRFYLSMEDSLMRIFASNKISKIMHKFGMKKNESIEHPWINKAIARAQEKVENYNFDIRKQLLEYDDVVNDQRLAIYTQRNKLLKTQNISIIIKQFRKDVFQKIIDKYIKSNFFLEDEWDLIKLNNYFKKKFNLYLPIDKLLKNSKNNKQILSKDYFFKKIINFSEQEYNKKENILGNDIIRSFEKNIMLQLLDSLWKEHLSATDYLREGIHLRGYAQKDPKQEYKIESFNMFSLMLDSLKEEIITVLSNISIEIPEKDIFNSSIKLQNFRNKNNEKIINNLNLSKEDYHYFINKKKNINTNIYSLNKIGRNDLCPCSSGKKYKFCHGNG, from the coding sequence ATGTTAAAAAATTTTTTATCAAAAATTTTTGGTAGTCATAATGACAATGTTTTACGACGTATAAAAAAAATAGTCAATAATATTAATAGTTTGGAAAAAAATTTTGAAAAATTAACTGATTTAGAATTAAAAAATAAAACTTTATTATTTAAAATAAAATTAAAAGAAAATTTTACATTAGAAAATATTTTACCAGAAGCTTTTGCTACCGTAAGAGAAGCAATTAAAAGATTATTTGGTATTAGACTTTTTGATGTTCAATTAATAGGAGGAATAGTATTAAATAATAATTGTGTTGCTGAAATGCGTACAGGAGAAGGAAAAACTTTAACAGCAACTTTACCAGCTTATCTTAATGCTCTAACTGGTAATGGAGTTCATATTGTTACAGTTAATGATTATTTAGCCAAACGTGATGCAGAAAATAATAGACAATTATTTGAGTTTTTAGGATTAAATATAGGTATTAATTTATCAGGAATGTCACCTAATGAAAAAAAAATATCTTATTTAGCTGATATTACTTATGGTACAAATAATGAGTTTGGATTTGATTTTTTACGAGATAATATGATTTTTAGTTATACAGATAAAGTACAAAGAAATTTATATTTTGCTATAGTAGATGAAGTTGATTCAATTCTTATAGATGAAGCTAGAACACCATTAATAATATCTGGACCAACTGAAGATAGTTCTAAACTATATACACAAATAAATAAAATTATTCCAAAATTAATATATCAAGAAAAAGAAGATTCTGATTCTTTTAAAGGTAAAGGACATTATTTTATAGATGAGAAATCTCGTCAAGCATATTTAACAGAAAAAGGATTAGTTTATGTAGAAAAAATTTTAATAGAGAAAAAAATTATTAAAAAAGAAGAATCATTATATTCTAATTCTAATATTATTATTATGCATAATATTATTGCTGGATTAAGAGCTCATAAATTATTTATAAAAAATGTTGATTATATTGTAAAAAATAATGAAGTTATTATAGTAGATGAACATACAGGACGTATTATGAAAGGAAGAAGATGGTCAGATGGACTTCATCAAGCAATAGAAGCAAAAGAAAATGTAAAAATTAATAATGAAAATCAAACTTTAGCTTCTATTACATTTCAAAATTATTTTAGATTATATACAAAATTATCAGGAATGACAGGTACAGCTAATACAGAAGCATTTGAATTTAAAGAAATTTATAAATTAGATACTATTATTATTCCTACTAATAAACCAATGATAAGAAAAGATTTACCTGATTTAATATATATTACAGAAAAAGAAAAGATTAAAGCAATTATAAATGATATAAAAAATAAATATTTTATAGGACAACCAGTATTAGTTGGTACAATTTCAATTGAAAAATCAGAATTAATTTCAAAAAAATTAACGTTAATAGGTATTAAACATAATATTTTAAATGCAAAATTACATTCAAAAGAAGCTGAAATTATATCTCAAGCAGGTAAAAAATATGCTGTAACTATAGCAACAAATATGGCAGGAAGAGGAACAGATATTGTTTTAGGAGGAAATATTCAATTTAAACTAAATAACCAATTAAATAAAGATCAAATAAAAAATATAAAATTATCTTGGTTAAAAGAACATAATGAAGTTTTATCTTTAGGAGGATTATATGTAATTGGTACTGAACGTCATGAATCTCGCAGAATTGATAATCAATTAAGAGGTCGTTCAGGACGTCAAGGTGATTATGGTTCTTCAAGATTTTATCTATCTATGGAAGATTCTTTAATGCGTATTTTTGCTTCAAATAAAATATCAAAAATTATGCATAAATTTGGTATGAAAAAAAATGAATCTATTGAACATCCATGGATAAATAAAGCTATAGCTAGAGCACAAGAAAAAGTAGAAAATTATAATTTTGATATAAGAAAACAATTATTAGAATATGATGATGTAGTTAATGATCAACGTTTAGCTATATATACACAAAGAAATAAATTACTAAAAACTCAAAATATTAGTATAATTATAAAACAGTTTAGAAAAGATGTATTTCAAAAAATTATAGATAAATATATAAAATCTAATTTTTTTTTAGAAGATGAATGGGATTTAATAAAATTAAATAATTATTTTAAAAAAAAATTTAATTTATATTTACCTATTGATAAATTATTAAAAAATTCTAAAAATAATAAACAAATTCTTAGTAAAGATTATTTTTTTAAAAAAATAATTAATTTTTCCGAACAAGAATATAATAAAAAAGAAAATATATTAGGTAATGATATTATACGTAGTTTTGAAAAAAATATAATGCTTCAATTATTAGATAGTTTATGGAAAGAACATCTTTCTGCTACAGATTATTTAAGAGAAGGAATTCATTTAAGAGGATATGCACAAAAAGATCCTAAACAAGAATATAAAATTGAATCTTTTAATATGTTTAGTTTAATGTTAGATTCTTTAAAAGAAGAAATTATTACTGTTTTAAGTAATATTTCAATAGAAATACCAGAAAAAGATATTTTTAATTCATCAATAAAATTACAAAATTTTAGAAATAAAAATAATGAAAAAATTATAAATAATTTAAATCTTTCTAAAGAAGATTATCATTATTTTATAAATAAAAAGAAAAATATTAATACTAACATTTACTCATTAAATAAAATAGGTAGAAATGATTTATGTCCTTGTTCTTCTGGAAAAAAATATAAATTTTGTCATGGTAATGGATAA
- a CDS encoding DUF721 domain-containing protein, with product MRNNKLLSIEKIFYNEYNYPSCSRIFIKLKLYINILKKINQIIKNYFPIELNNCYDAKNFKNNILIIETYNASSMMRFLYEKSNILSLLKKKILPSLKNINIKINPMLLTNNNIIKNKYFYKQNILSKNSAILLLNLAKKSPIKLRYIIEQLAALAN from the coding sequence ATGCGTAATAATAAGTTATTATCAATTGAAAAAATATTTTATAATGAATATAATTATCCTTCTTGTTCAAGAATATTCATAAAATTAAAATTATATATAAATATTTTAAAAAAAATTAACCAAATAATTAAAAATTATTTTCCAATAGAATTAAATAATTGCTATGATGCAAAAAATTTTAAAAATAATATTTTAATTATAGAAACATATAATGCTAGCTCTATGATGAGATTTTTATATGAAAAATCAAATATTTTATCACTTTTAAAAAAAAAAATTTTGCCTTCTTTAAAAAATATAAATATTAAGATTAATCCAATGCTATTAACAAATAATAATATTATTAAAAATAAATATTTTTATAAACAAAATATTTTAAGTAAAAATAGTGCTATTTTATTACTAAACCTAGCTAAAAAAAGTCCTATAAAATTACGTTATATCATAGAACAATTAGCTGCTTTAGCAAATTAA